The Sphingorhabdus sp. Alg231-15 genome has a segment encoding these proteins:
- the ilvN gene encoding acetolactate synthase small subunit codes for MHIKEEQVERHVLAVLVDNEAGILARIAGMFTARGYNIESLTVADISADHAISRITIATNGPPHVIEQIIAQLDRLVPVHSVRDLTEAGPHVQRELALVKVAGKGENRIEAMRLADVYRARVVDATTESFVFEITGAPDKIQTFVGLMREVGLVEVGRTGVVAIGRGPDSA; via the coding sequence ATGCATATCAAAGAAGAACAGGTCGAACGCCATGTCCTCGCGGTACTCGTCGACAATGAAGCGGGCATATTGGCGCGGATCGCGGGGATGTTTACTGCGCGCGGTTATAATATCGAAAGCCTTACTGTGGCCGACATCAGCGCCGATCATGCGATTAGCCGGATTACCATTGCCACCAACGGCCCGCCGCATGTGATTGAACAGATCATCGCCCAGCTTGACCGCCTGGTTCCGGTCCATAGTGTCCGCGACCTAACCGAAGCTGGTCCCCATGTACAACGCGAACTGGCCTTGGTTAAAGTCGCCGGTAAAGGCGAAAACCGGATCGAAGCGATGCGTCTTGCTGATGTTTATCGCGCGCGTGTGGTGGATGCGACAACCGAGAGCTTTGTATTCGAAATTACCGGTGCACCCGACAAGATCCAGACATTTGTCGGCCTGATGCGGGAAGTCGGTTTGGTCGAAGTCGGACGCACTGGTGTAGTTGCCATTGGCCGGGGACCGGATTCGGCATGA
- a CDS encoding SPOR domain-containing protein — protein sequence MRYSKIARQLALASAIFGLASPALADVKAGVDAWGRGDYKTAVAEWRGPAAAGDADAQFNMGQAHKLGRGVAMDLNQAERYYKKAADQGHLQASDNYGLILFQKKRQQAALPYLQASANRGEPRAQYVLGTGHFNGDFVEKDWIKAYALMTRASAAGLPQATSNMAQMDKYIPLDQRRRAIELAGQMEESEKRVRTAQVGGLRPVQSSGAIQTAQLPASKAVPPKIVPTPKPAGQPVTKPVPAPKSAAAPKPAATPKVVKPAPTPVRTASNGKWRVQLGAFGSQNKAKALWNTLEKRVSGLNNLQPYLVAAGNITRLQAGPFATKTQASQMCSTVKASGNDCIVKSR from the coding sequence ATGAGATATTCAAAAATAGCACGTCAACTGGCGTTGGCTTCGGCAATTTTCGGATTGGCTTCCCCTGCACTGGCCGATGTAAAGGCGGGGGTGGATGCTTGGGGACGCGGCGATTACAAGACGGCCGTGGCTGAATGGCGCGGTCCTGCTGCTGCCGGTGATGCAGATGCCCAGTTCAATATGGGTCAGGCCCATAAGCTTGGCCGTGGCGTTGCGATGGATTTGAACCAGGCCGAACGTTATTATAAGAAAGCCGCCGATCAGGGCCACCTGCAAGCAAGCGACAATTATGGATTGATCCTGTTTCAGAAGAAACGCCAACAGGCGGCCTTGCCTTATCTGCAAGCATCAGCAAATCGCGGCGAACCACGTGCACAATATGTCCTGGGCACCGGTCATTTTAATGGCGATTTCGTGGAGAAAGACTGGATCAAGGCCTACGCCCTGATGACACGCGCCTCAGCAGCCGGCTTGCCGCAAGCGACATCTAATATGGCGCAGATGGACAAATATATCCCGCTTGATCAACGCCGCCGTGCCATTGAACTGGCCGGGCAGATGGAAGAGAGTGAAAAACGTGTCCGAACCGCGCAAGTGGGTGGATTGCGTCCGGTACAATCGTCTGGTGCCATCCAGACAGCGCAATTGCCGGCCTCAAAGGCTGTCCCGCCAAAAATTGTTCCGACACCGAAACCAGCAGGACAACCTGTGACCAAGCCGGTACCAGCACCTAAATCTGCGGCCGCACCCAAGCCTGCGGCAACACCTAAGGTTGTAAAGCCAGCCCCCACCCCGGTTCGCACTGCCTCTAACGGGAAATGGCGCGTTCAGCTGGGTGCCTTTGGCAGCCAGAACAAGGCCAAGGCTCTTTGGAATACACTCGAAAAGCGGGTATCGGGCTTGAATAATCTGCAACCCTATCTGGTTGCGGCTGGCAATATAACCAGGCTACAAGCTGGGCCCTTTGCAACCAAGACGCAAGCCAGTCAGATGTGCAGCACCGTTAAGGCCTCTGGCAATGACTGTATCGTTAAGTCGCGGTAG
- a CDS encoding SPOR domain-containing protein — MKRDMILKLAASTMVISTTLTGCGPFGGGSVASSSSKPATVKDGPRYAKKAEKALRKGQVEKAIVYAERSVAGVGTDPETRALLGHSYMAAGRFYSAERSFLDAMELGKNDARTVLSLSLAQLAQGKANKAKQLIENNRQFIPTADYGLALALAGDSKAAIAELEQAIRSSNVTGRTRQNLGLAYALDGRWKEAKLMAMQDMRPATVDNRMMQWAQMARPGAYDVRVASLLNVKPVANDPGQPVRLALNAAPEMPAVAAATPAEDYSREVASFDRDVPLPAVGPAPVADADVDFMAKENDVKVTKVAVPASKPAEAKPVSKPAPKAAEKTFVVENSDVPAPATKAAPATTAAVQAISAVKPIMQKVAFTPRARSISNGKHLVQLGVFSSPENVKRAWGILSSQNKDLALFQYASSPIQRNGKTLYRLAAMGFGNEQSAKDMCGGIKAKGGNCIVRNVQNVRPTQMAGKKLKTLAAR, encoded by the coding sequence ATGAAACGCGATATGATACTGAAATTGGCCGCATCAACTATGGTCATTTCGACGACGCTGACCGGTTGTGGTCCATTTGGAGGTGGTTCGGTTGCATCTTCATCCAGCAAACCTGCGACCGTCAAAGATGGTCCAAGATATGCCAAGAAAGCTGAAAAAGCACTTCGCAAGGGACAGGTTGAAAAGGCGATTGTCTATGCTGAACGTTCTGTTGCCGGTGTCGGTACAGATCCTGAAACACGGGCTTTGCTTGGACATTCCTACATGGCAGCTGGCCGGTTCTATTCGGCAGAGCGCAGCTTTCTCGACGCAATGGAACTCGGCAAAAATGATGCCCGGACCGTTTTGAGCCTCAGCCTCGCACAATTGGCGCAAGGTAAAGCCAACAAAGCCAAGCAGTTGATTGAGAATAACCGTCAGTTCATTCCAACCGCTGACTATGGTCTGGCGCTGGCATTGGCGGGTGATTCCAAAGCGGCTATTGCAGAGTTGGAACAGGCAATCCGCAGTTCGAATGTAACCGGCCGTACGCGCCAGAATCTTGGGCTTGCTTATGCTTTGGATGGTCGCTGGAAAGAAGCCAAATTGATGGCCATGCAGGATATGAGACCAGCAACGGTCGACAACCGTATGATGCAATGGGCACAAATGGCTCGGCCTGGTGCCTATGACGTGCGTGTAGCTTCGCTGCTGAACGTAAAACCTGTTGCCAATGATCCAGGTCAACCAGTTCGTCTGGCATTGAACGCAGCCCCTGAAATGCCTGCGGTTGCCGCGGCAACACCTGCTGAAGATTACAGCCGGGAAGTTGCAAGCTTTGACCGTGATGTACCGCTACCTGCGGTTGGACCTGCACCGGTAGCGGATGCTGATGTCGACTTTATGGCGAAGGAAAATGATGTCAAAGTGACCAAGGTCGCTGTTCCGGCTAGCAAGCCCGCCGAGGCAAAGCCGGTGTCAAAGCCAGCTCCCAAAGCGGCTGAAAAGACTTTCGTTGTAGAGAATTCGGATGTTCCGGCGCCAGCAACTAAAGCTGCTCCAGCAACTACTGCTGCAGTACAAGCGATATCAGCTGTTAAACCGATTATGCAGAAAGTGGCATTCACACCACGTGCGCGCTCGATCTCAAATGGCAAGCACCTTGTTCAGCTTGGCGTCTTCTCATCACCTGAGAACGTGAAACGTGCCTGGGGTATCTTGTCATCGCAGAACAAAGACTTGGCATTGTTCCAATATGCAAGTTCTCCGATCCAACGGAACGGCAAAACATTGTATCGCTTGGCAGCAATGGGCTTTGGTAACGAACAATCCGCGAAGGATATGTGTGGCGGTATCAAAGCAAAAGGCGGCAACTGCATTGTGCGCAACGTGCAG
- a CDS encoding acetolactate synthase 3 large subunit, whose protein sequence is MAEKSGAEILVQTLLDLGVDTVFGYPGGAVLPIYDALYDHPKIKHILVRHEQAATHAAEGYARSTGKPGVVLVTSGPGATNAVTGITDALMDSIPMVVITGQVATNLIGSDAFQEADTVGITRHCTKHNYLVKTPSDLAGVLTEAFHIATQGRPGPVVVDIPKNVQVAEAEFSSHNNLKNTRYQPQIDGDFKAINEAAEMIMNANAPVLYTGGGIINSGPKASTLLCELAALMGAPVTSTLMGLGAFPASSEQWLGMLGMHGTYEANMAMNRADLVVCLGARFDDRITGRIDAFSPNSKKIHVDIDRSSVNKTIRVDLPIIGDVGRVMEQLLAVLKGRKFTTPDYEEWWARIKGWRATNCLAYPESKTEIMPQEAIRKLWEATHEQSPIITTEVGQHQMWAAQHFDFEKPNKWLTSGGLGTMGYGLPAAIGAQLGDPDALVIDIAGEASIQMNIQELGTASQYRLPVKIFILNNEYMGMVRQWQELTYESRYSNSYSDSLPDFIKLAESYGWTGILIEDPAELEAGIKKMIETDGPVLVDCRVAKLANCFPMIPSGAAHTEMLLAPEDVKGTMDDNAKALV, encoded by the coding sequence GTGGCCGAAAAAAGCGGTGCAGAAATATTGGTTCAAACCCTGCTTGATCTGGGTGTAGATACCGTATTTGGTTATCCGGGCGGCGCGGTACTGCCAATTTATGATGCGCTATATGATCATCCGAAGATAAAACATATTCTTGTTCGGCACGAGCAGGCAGCGACTCATGCGGCCGAAGGTTATGCCCGATCAACCGGCAAGCCCGGCGTAGTTCTGGTCACGTCCGGACCAGGTGCCACCAATGCAGTGACCGGCATCACCGATGCGCTTATGGACTCGATTCCGATGGTTGTTATCACCGGACAGGTTGCGACCAATCTGATTGGTTCTGATGCCTTTCAGGAAGCTGATACGGTAGGTATTACCCGGCACTGCACCAAGCACAACTATCTCGTTAAAACGCCGTCCGATCTGGCCGGTGTGCTGACTGAGGCCTTCCATATTGCCACTCAGGGCCGTCCTGGCCCCGTCGTTGTCGATATTCCGAAAAACGTACAGGTTGCCGAAGCTGAATTCAGTTCACATAATAACCTGAAGAACACACGCTATCAGCCGCAGATTGACGGCGATTTCAAGGCCATTAACGAAGCAGCTGAGATGATCATGAATGCCAACGCTCCGGTGCTTTATACCGGCGGCGGGATTATCAACAGTGGACCAAAGGCCAGCACCCTATTGTGTGAGTTGGCGGCGCTCATGGGCGCGCCTGTGACATCGACGCTGATGGGCCTCGGCGCCTTTCCTGCATCTTCGGAGCAATGGCTCGGTATGCTGGGCATGCATGGCACCTATGAAGCCAATATGGCTATGAACCGTGCCGATCTTGTCGTTTGCCTAGGGGCTCGCTTTGATGACCGGATTACAGGCCGGATCGACGCCTTCTCCCCCAATAGCAAGAAGATCCATGTCGATATAGACCGGTCATCTGTCAACAAGACCATTCGCGTCGATCTGCCAATTATCGGCGATGTCGGACGGGTTATGGAACAATTGCTTGCAGTCTTGAAGGGCCGGAAATTCACGACGCCTGACTATGAAGAATGGTGGGCTCGGATTAAAGGATGGCGGGCGACCAATTGCCTCGCCTATCCCGAGAGCAAGACCGAAATCATGCCGCAAGAGGCTATCCGCAAGCTGTGGGAAGCTACGCATGAGCAAAGTCCGATCATTACCACCGAAGTTGGCCAGCATCAGATGTGGGCGGCGCAGCATTTTGATTTTGAGAAACCGAATAAATGGCTGACCAGTGGCGGTCTCGGCACGATGGGCTATGGACTGCCCGCTGCCATCGGCGCGCAGCTGGGCGATCCCGACGCGTTGGTTATCGACATTGCTGGCGAAGCTTCGATCCAGATGAACATTCAGGAGCTGGGCACTGCCAGCCAATATCGCTTGCCGGTCAAGATCTTCATCCTCAACAACGAATATATGGGCATGGTCCGACAGTGGCAGGAACTAACCTATGAAAGCCGTTATTCAAATAGTTATAGCGATAGTTTGCCAGACTTTATTAAGCTGGCTGAAAGCTATGGCTGGACCGGCATATTGATTGAAGATCCGGCTGAACTGGAAGCGGGTATCAAGAAAATGATCGAAACGGATGGTCCTGTGCTTGTAGATTGCCGCGTTGCGAAACTGGCCAATTGTTTCCCGATGATTCCATCCGGAGCCGCTCATACTGAGATGCTGTTGGCACCGGAAGATGTCAAAGGCACGATGGACGATAACGCAAAGGCGCTTGTGTAA
- a CDS encoding AAA family ATPase — MRVLAMASQKGGSGKTTLSGHLAVQAQLAGAGPVVLIDIDPQGSLADWWNEREAELPAFAQTTVSRLAADLAILRQQGFKLAVIDTPPAITMAIQSVISVAELIVIPTRPSPHDLRAVGATVDLCERAGKPLLFVVNGATPKAKITSEAAVALSQHGTVAPITVHHRTDFAGSMIDGRTVMEVDPEGRSSQEIQQLWGYISDRLEKNFRRTVFSSPAMTPSPNAGVQRPGGNFGRRVIGS; from the coding sequence GTGCGAGTTCTAGCAATGGCATCCCAAAAAGGTGGTTCCGGCAAGACAACTTTGTCGGGCCATCTGGCCGTACAAGCACAACTGGCAGGCGCAGGCCCGGTTGTACTTATCGATATCGATCCACAAGGCTCCTTGGCCGATTGGTGGAACGAACGCGAAGCGGAACTGCCTGCATTTGCGCAAACAACCGTGTCGCGCCTGGCTGCCGATCTGGCTATTTTGCGACAACAAGGATTTAAACTGGCCGTCATTGATACACCGCCTGCGATCACCATGGCGATCCAGTCGGTGATCTCTGTTGCTGAGCTTATCGTGATCCCAACCCGTCCCAGTCCACACGACTTGCGTGCTGTTGGCGCGACCGTGGATCTTTGCGAACGCGCAGGCAAACCGCTGCTATTCGTTGTAAACGGCGCGACGCCGAAAGCGAAAATTACTTCGGAGGCTGCGGTTGCACTATCGCAGCATGGTACTGTTGCACCAATTACCGTTCATCATCGCACGGATTTTGCCGGATCGATGATCGATGGCCGTACGGTTATGGAAGTCGATCCCGAAGGTCGCTCCTCACAGGAGATTCAGCAGCTCTGGGGTTATATCTCAGACCGGTTGGAGAAGAATTTCCGCCGCACTGTATTTTCATCGCCTGCGATGACGCCCAGCCCGAATGCTGGTGTTCAACGACCTGGAGGCAATTTCGGCCGCCGGGTCATCGGGTCTTAA
- the miaA gene encoding tRNA (adenosine(37)-N6)-dimethylallyltransferase MiaA: MSIYSPKDKKDVALIVGPTASGKSALALDLAKKQPSVVINADSAQVYSDLQILSARPSEEEMAGISHRLYGYIDGAETCSAARWAADAKAEIAEAHERDKLPILVGGTGLYVRTLLDGIAPIPEINPTIRAEVRSLTVDQAYKALLKEDSISADRLNPNDSSRIMRALEVVRSSSKPMDHWHAHMAGGISDDISLHPLVLLPPREWLYERCDRRFGIMLDHGGEAEVAHLLKRDLPPDCPVMRAIGVPEIAAWIQREISLDDAKTKAMAATRQYAKRQFTWFRNQCPAEWPRHKEIINNDNLENIVRLLQ, from the coding sequence ATGAGCATATATTCTCCAAAAGACAAAAAAGACGTCGCTTTGATCGTCGGTCCGACCGCCAGCGGTAAATCCGCCTTGGCATTGGACTTGGCCAAAAAGCAACCCTCCGTAGTCATCAACGCCGATAGCGCGCAAGTCTATAGCGACCTCCAAATCCTCAGCGCGCGACCCAGTGAAGAAGAGATGGCGGGAATATCGCACCGGCTATACGGCTATATTGATGGTGCCGAGACCTGTTCAGCCGCACGATGGGCCGCAGACGCAAAAGCGGAAATAGCCGAGGCCCATGAGCGCGACAAATTACCCATATTGGTTGGCGGAACGGGACTATATGTGCGGACCCTGCTTGATGGCATTGCTCCGATACCTGAGATCAATCCTACCATTCGAGCCGAGGTTCGAAGTTTGACGGTTGATCAGGCATATAAGGCACTTTTGAAGGAAGATTCGATATCAGCGGACCGATTGAACCCAAATGATTCGAGCCGGATCATGCGGGCCCTTGAGGTGGTTCGCTCGTCCAGCAAACCGATGGATCATTGGCATGCTCATATGGCTGGTGGGATTAGCGATGACATTTCCTTACACCCGCTGGTGCTCCTGCCGCCGCGTGAATGGCTCTATGAGCGCTGTGACCGCCGGTTTGGGATCATGCTCGATCACGGCGGCGAAGCAGAGGTCGCACATTTGCTGAAAAGGGATCTACCGCCGGATTGCCCAGTCATGCGAGCCATCGGTGTCCCTGAAATTGCCGCATGGATACAGCGCGAGATCAGTCTCGACGATGCCAAGACGAAGGCAATGGCGGCAACCCGGCAATATGCCAAGCGTCAGTTTACCTGGTTTCGCAATCAGTGCCCCGCCGAATGGCCACGCCACAAAGAGATTATAAATAATGATAATCTGGAGAATATTGTTAGATTATTACAATAA
- the serB gene encoding phosphoserine phosphatase SerB, producing the protein MLIATLIAADQLEKGELSSAADRLADAGARIEQIGKIIDGKAGDIICEGEIRALREALPIDEATIDFVLQPAEAREKKLLISDMDSTMITVECIDELAGYAGIKDQIAEITERAMLGELDFEEALRGRVALLAGLEISAIDRCLDEKVEIMPGAKTLVRTMAARGAKTILVSGGFTRFAEPVARDIGFDSSEANILEEQGSQLTGKLAGPVVDAQRKAELLRQTAQSQGLSLTQCMAVGDGANDIPMIALAGTGVAYRAKPKAAAAADAAIKHNDLSALLYIQGIGADEWKTE; encoded by the coding sequence ATGCTCATTGCCACGCTAATAGCAGCAGATCAGCTGGAAAAGGGAGAGCTAAGTTCAGCTGCCGATCGTTTGGCAGATGCAGGCGCCCGGATTGAACAGATTGGCAAAATTATCGATGGCAAAGCGGGTGATATTATCTGTGAAGGCGAAATCAGGGCGCTACGCGAGGCGTTGCCAATTGATGAAGCTACGATTGATTTCGTTCTGCAGCCAGCCGAGGCTCGAGAGAAGAAACTGCTGATATCGGACATGGACAGCACGATGATCACCGTCGAGTGTATCGATGAGCTGGCGGGATATGCCGGAATAAAAGATCAGATTGCTGAAATCACCGAGCGCGCAATGCTGGGTGAATTGGATTTTGAAGAGGCGCTACGGGGCAGGGTGGCGCTGTTAGCTGGCCTCGAGATTTCCGCAATCGATCGGTGTCTTGATGAGAAAGTCGAGATAATGCCGGGTGCGAAAACCTTGGTGCGTACGATGGCTGCGCGCGGCGCAAAGACCATATTGGTTTCCGGAGGATTTACACGGTTTGCTGAGCCGGTGGCGCGAGATATCGGCTTTGATAGCTCAGAAGCGAATATATTGGAGGAACAAGGTTCCCAATTGACAGGAAAGTTAGCCGGCCCTGTCGTTGATGCTCAACGAAAGGCGGAATTGCTCCGCCAAACTGCCCAATCGCAAGGTCTTTCGCTTACCCAGTGTATGGCTGTAGGCGATGGCGCCAATGATATCCCGATGATTGCGTTGGCAGGAACCGGTGTCGCATATCGCGCCAAGCCCAAGGCCGCAGCAGCTGCTGATGCGGCAATTAAGCACAATGACCTCAGTGCCTTGCTTTACATCCAAGGGATCGGTGCTGATGAATGGAAAACCGAGTAA